In Rhododendron vialii isolate Sample 1 chromosome 9a, ASM3025357v1, the following are encoded in one genomic region:
- the LOC131302100 gene encoding uncharacterized protein LOC131302100, giving the protein MTDGCIRALVEAIHSSPTQAVLHLSGGASQALGMLMSVPGASNTVLECLIPYSRMSMIQLLGKVPNQFVSRQTAEEMALVAYNRALKISKPGSPVLGVGFTGSLATSRPKLGDHRFHLSTRTSNRLWISTVTLAKGLRNREQEERVSSHVLLKAIADACKVPETFVSELTEDEVPDECEEHFDENQELEQLLSGKICFKVYPFSTGMPTSDTERKIILSGSFNPLHEGHVKLLEVAASIFGDGYPCFELSAVNADKPPLTVSQIKDRVEQFEKIGKTVIISNQPYFYKKAELFPGSAFVIGACTVVRLINPKYYGGDYEKMVETLAGCKRAGTVFLVGGRIIDGVFKVLEDFEIPEELRDMFIPIPPERFRIDISSTEIRKNKGI; this is encoded by the exons ATGACGGACGGATGCATCCGAGCTCTTGTAGAAGCCATACACTCAAGTCCTACCCAGGCTGTCCTCCATCTCTCCGGCGGAGCTtctcag GCGCTAGGTATGCTGATGTCCGTTCCTGGAGCTTCGAACACGGTTCTCGAATGTCTTATTCCGTACTCCAGAATGTCGATGATCCAACTACTCGGCAAG gtTCCTAATCAATTTGTCAGTCGTCAAACCGCTGAGGAAATGGCGCTAGTCGCTTACAATCGCGCTCTCAAGATCTCTAAACCAG GTTCCCCAGTTCTAGGTGTTGGTTTTACTGGTTCTTTGGCTACCTCACGCCCAAAACTCGGAGACCACAG GTTTCACTTGTCAACAAGAACATCAAACCGGCTTTGGATATCTACAGTTACTTTGGCAAAG GGTTTGCGAAATCGAGAGCAAGAAGAAAGGGTTTCAAGTCATGTTTTACTTAAG GCCATTGCAGATGCTTGCAAAGTTCCAGAAACATTCGTTTCAGAATTGACTGAAGATGAAGTTCCCGACGAATGTGAAGAGCACTTTGATGAAAATCAAGAATTAGAGCAACTTCTAAGTGGGAAAATATGCTTTAAGGTTTATCCCTTTTCAACCG GGATGCCTACTTCTGATACGGAAAGGAAGATAATTTTATCTGGTTCATTTAATCCTTTGCACGAGGGTCATGTCAAGCTTTTGGAAGTTGCTGCTAG CATTTTTGGAGATGGTTATCCCTGCTTTGAGTTATCAGCAGTAAATGCAGACAAACCTCCATTGACAGTCTCTCAAATCAAAGATCGTGTCGagcaatttgaaaaaattg GGAAGACGGTGATTATTTCTAATCAGCCATACTTTTATAAGAAAGCAGAACTTTTTCCTGGCAGTGCTTTTGTGATTGGTGCGTGCACAGTAGTGAGGCTAATCAAT CCGAAGTATTATGGTGGGGATTATGAGAAAATGGTGGAGACACTTGCTGGATGTAAAAGAGCAGGAACTGTCTTCCTTGTGGGTGGTCGAATTATCGATGGGGTTTTTAAG GTGCTTGAAGATTTTGAAATTCCAGAGGAGTTGAGAGACATGTTTATCCCAATACCGCCAGAGAGATTCCGCATTGATATCTCATCGactgaaataaggaaaaataaagGAATATAA